The Yersinia entomophaga nucleotide sequence CATCAAAACGGTAGCTTTTCCGGAGCAAACACAGGCTATCGCGTATATTTGCCGCGTTATCGATAGCAGTTCCAGCAAGCTGGCAACCGGTCAGACGCGTCAGCTCTTCTGCCCGCTTTGGGCTATACCCTGACTCTACCAGCCGGCAGATATCCCCTAAAACGGCACCGGCTTCAACCGATGCCAATTGGTCCCTATCTCCGAGGAAAATCACTCTAGCCTGCGGTGGCAGTGCCGCAATCAATTTTGCCATCATAGGTAAATCAACCATCGATGCTTCGTCTACCACCAATACATCCAAATTCAACGGATTTCCCCGGTGAAAGCGTAAACGTTGGCTATTGGGTTGAGCGCCAAGCAGGCGATGTATCGTTGAGGCCTGATCGGGAAACAGCTTTCTTTCGTTTTCACTGAGCGGCAGAGCGCTACTGGCCTTACCTAATGATTCCGTTAATCGCGCGGCAGCTTTCCCGGTCGGGGCAGCCAATTGAATACGCAATCTTTTCACTTCATTCAATTGCACCAGCGCCGTTAACAGCTTGGCCACCGTAGTCGTTTTTCCGGTGCCTGGCCCGCCGGAAATCACCGAAATTCGGCGAGTCACGGCAACAGCCGCAGCCACCTTCTGCCAATCGATTTCACTCGATGACGAACCAAACAGGTTATCCAGAATCCCTCGTAACCGTTTCTCATCGATTGGTTCATTCACTTCATCACGGGCAATAAAATCTGCTACATCGCCCTCACTCTGCCACATACGCTGCAAATAGAGGCGTTCCTGCTGTAATACTAAAGGCGTAGGTAAAGAGCCATCACTGATTGCATCCGAATTTTCTAACGCAGCCTGCAAATCTGCAGCATCCGGTTCGCCGGCAGCTTGCCATAACGCATGAGCCAAATCGGGCTGGCGCCCGCAAAACAGTCGTTCCGGATGCAATCTATCTAAAGGCAGGCAAACGTGCCCGGCTCCGGTTTCAGCGCTTAAATATGCTGCTACTAACTGGATTAAAGGAGAATTATCAGTGGCAATCATCCGTGCAAACTGAACGTCTAACGGGCGCAATAGTTTGTCGCTAACCGCCTGTTCCAGCAGCGTTATCATACTGACTCTCCTTCTACGTTCACGGATTCCCCGCTAAATAGGCGATCCATTCCTTCAACCAAGGCGATATCCGGCCGACAGTCAAAAACGCCGTTTCCGGGTTTTTGGCTGTCGGCACCACGTAAAAAGAGATAAATCACGCCGCCAAAGTGCCGCTGATACTCATAGTCGGGTAAACGATGGCGCAAATAACGATGCAGAGCCAAGGTATAGAGCTGATACTGCAAATCATAGCGATGTTCAGCCATAGCCTGTTCCATCGCCTCTCTGGTATAGGCGCTGCTATCTTCCCCCAGCCAGTTTGATTTGTAGTCCAACAGATAATATTTACCCTGCCAGCAAAATACCAGATCGATAAAACCTTTTAGCATTCCTTGAACCTGCTGGAAATCCAGCTTGGGGCAACGGGCGGACAGAGGGTCATAGTACCTGACCAAAGCATCCAGTTCATTTGGCTGCAATAAACGCTCGATAGGTAGGTAAAACTGCAGCTCTGCTTGCTTCTCCTTCGGTGATAAATGGCTCAATGTCACGCCTGTATTGTTTAACGGCGTAGTGAGGATATCGGTAATCCATTGATACAAAACCGGTTGCCATTCATCCCCTAGCCCCTGCTGCTGTAGTTGCTCAGCTAACCAGGCTTCGTCGAGGGGCTGACTGAAGTCCAAAGGTTCCAGTAAATCATGTAAAAAGGTTCCAGGCGCAGCGCCTCGCGGGAAGGTATGAGCCGTCAAACCCGCTTCTTCCGTAGGCCCTTGTTCTCCAGCAGCGTCGGTGTCCAGCTTCGGTAATAGCTCCTGAGGTAACACATCGTCTGCCGGAATACTGATATTTTTGGACGAGCCGTGTTGTTGTAACCCCGAATAACTGGTTACACGCCAGTTATCGAACATTCTGCGGGAGAAGGTACGACCAGCCAGCTCGGGCATAGGTTCGTTTTGCTGCTGCCACTGACGATCATCCAGCCGTTCGACCACGGTGACCGCAATATCCTCATCGGATAATTCAGCCAGTTTTTCAGCCAGGTAAACGGCGTCTCCTGCCTGCGCAGCTTGAACCAGGTAACCGAGAGCACTGAGATGCATATCACTCTCCCCCTGTTTTTTCCGGCCACCTTTAATGAGGGGAGCAATACCTATGCTACAGTGATAAACCGAGCGGGTAAGGGCAACGTATAACAGGCGAAGATCTTCAGCTAACCGCTCTTCTTCAGCCAGTTGCTTACTCTCGTCACTGGCGTTCAAATCCAGCAGGGCTTCAAAATTGGTTCTATCGTGGTACAACACATCCTGTTGCTGCCTGAAATTGCCCACAAAAGGCAACCAGACCAAGGGGTACTCCAATCCTTTCGACTTATGAATGGTGATGACCTGCACCAAATGGCGATCGCTTTCGAGCCTTAACTGTTGATTTTCCGATTGATGGTTGGGCTGAGCAATCTGTTGAGCCAGCCAGCGAACCAGACCATGCTCACTTTCTAACTGCGATTCTTCTTCCTGCAATAACTCCCCCAAATGCAACACGTCAGTCAGCCGCCGCTCACCACCAGCCGTAGCCAGCAGATTTTCAGCCAATCCCCTACGCGCAATAAGCTCACGTAGCATCGGTAAAACACCACGTTTTTGCCAGTGTTGGCGATAGCGATCAAACTCCTCAACTAACGCATCCCAAGCTTTTTCATCGTGATTAAGGGCATCTAACATCTGCGCATCCAGCCCCAGCAAACTGGTCGCCATAGCGCTGCGTAATGCCCTTTCTTGCTCTGGTGCCAATACCGCCTGCAACAACCACAATAAATCCTTGGCTTCTGGGGTATCAAATACGCTGTCTCGGTTGGACATATACACCGAAGGAATAGAAAGCAGACTTAAGGCATCACGTATTAACGCAGCTTCCGCGCGGCTACGCACCAGAATAGTGATATCCGACGCTTGTACCGGACGCGGCCCATCCGGTGTCTGTAAAATCGCCTTTCCATGCTGCCCGGCGGTTAGCCAATCACGAATCTGCACGGCACATTGGCGAGACATAAGCTGCTGATATTCACTCACACCAACGCCATCACCATGCTGTAACCAGAAATGCAGTGCAGGCTGCGTAAGACCCTCAATCTGGAAATCCAATACCTGGTTTTTCTCTGCCGCCGCAACTTCAATAAAGGGTATTTGCTCGAATAAAAAAGGCGCTTTAACTCGGCTAAATAAGCGGTTTACCGAACGAACCATCGGAAAAGATGAACGCCAGTTGGTTTCCAACGTGTAGTGAGCATTAACCTCAGAGCGAGCACGAATATAGGTAAAGATATCCGCACCACGGAATGCATAGATCGCCTGTTTGGGATCGCCGATAAGCAACAGACCGCAATCTTTCTGGCGGCCATACAGCGTATTGAAGATGCGGTATTGTTGAGGATCGGTGTCCTGAAATTCATCAATCATTGCAACGGGATAACGCTGCCGGATAGCGTCAGACAACATTTCACCGCCCGGCTGCTGTAAAGCAGCATCCAAACGGCTGAGAAGATCGTCAAAACCGAGCTCTGCCCGCTGCCGTTTCTCCTGCTGAACACTCATTCGAATTTCGCTGATAGCTCGAGCCAAAATCAGGTCTCGCAGCGTTAAGGGTTGTTCAAACAAAACGTCAATCGCGGTAAATAGTGGATGTTCAGGAACCGCACCTTTTTTGGTTTTTTCAAACAAAACTGTCTGGCGAAACTTCTCTAATTCTTTGGGCAAGAGATAGTCTAGGGTTTCCTGCTCGGCCCATAGCCCAACTTTCTCAAGCCAATTGGGGAGATGTTTACTGCTGTAACTACGCTTATCAACCCCTGATTCGCTAATCAAAGCAGCCAGTTCATGGGCGCTTTGACGCCAGAATTCTTTTAACTCATCGATCTTCGTGATGACCTGCTGATGACGGCTGAGAATCGTTTCGTCATCCCCAGGAGTTTGTCGCAGCTTAGGCGCCTCCCCCTGTAAATATGCAGATAAATCTTTGAGTAACGCTTCTGGTCCACTCCATTCCTGACTCACTACCGTGGCAACAGCCAAAGGCAATGGATAACAGTGACGACGCCAAAAATCGGCACAGGCCTGCCGCCGCAGCGGTAATTCATCCTGAATCAGTTTTTGTTCGAACAGAATCCCGGATTCAAATGCGTTATTAGCCAGCATCCTCTGACAAAAACCATGAATGGTATAAATCGCGGCTTCATCCATTTGCCGCTCGGCCGCGAGTAGATACGCCGCAGCAGCGGGTAAATCCGTGATCTCTGCCAATAACGCCCGATGCGCGGGATTACTACTCTGCCCTCGCACACAGGCGATACGTAATTCATGAATATTGTTACGGATTCTCCCCCTCAACTCCTCGGTCGCTGCTTCGGTAAAGGTTACCACCAAGATTTTCTCTACGGTCAGCGGGCGTGGGTAAGCGGAGCTTCCCCCCAATCCGAGTAACAATCGTAAATAGAGCAATCCGATAGTAAAAGTTTTACCCGTACCGGCCGACGCTTCAATCAGGCGTTCGCCATAAAGCGGTAAAGTCAGCGGTTCAAGGCGTTGGGGAGAATTTGTCATCATGGCACCAATACTTTCCGTGGCAGAGTTTGCTGTAACGAGGACACGTTGGGATAAGTTTTCCACCCTTTAGGCGCAGCATAACTCCCCACATCCTTTCCGTTACCTTTAACCTGAGAAAGCAACGCAAGCCCCTGAGGTTTAATCACTGCCTGCTGGAAATAGTCAGCTAGCTCGGCGTTATTAATTAGCCGAACCTGAGCGATCAATTTATCTCGAGTATCAAAAGCAAAATTATTTCGATTAAAGTCATTACTGAAGCGGCTGGCTTCTTCACCCAACGTCTGCGGGCGTTGCAGCAGTTGGTTAATCAGTCCCTGCTTATACTGCTCGAAATCTGCTGGTTTCATATCCCGCAAACGCTTCTCAGCCTGAGGATAGAAAGCCTGATAGCGTTGATAGAGGTACTTAGGTTGCTTGCTATTACTTTGCAGCAAGAAACCTATTCCCCATTGACGCCCTACCGACATCGGGAAGGCAAAGACGGCATAGCCTAACTGCTCCTCGGTACGCAACCGGTCGTAGAACCACGGTTGAATGATTTGCCCCAACAGGTTGCTGTAAGCCATGCTTTTGATTTCATCATAGCCAGTAGGAATATATACCGCAGCCAGAGCCGCATCAGTGCTACTACCAATTCGTTGTAAATTGGCCAGCTGCACCTTATCAACGATTACGTCTTCGTTGGTCCACCAATTTGTGCCAATGCAACCCAGCTGGTTTTTCAGGGCTTCAGCTAACTCGCTAACCTGTTTAGGTGCCATATTCCCGATAGCCAGGATTTCAACCGCAGACTCCTTAAGTAAACTATCACGGTAAGCGATCACGTCCTGCACTGTGATCGTATCGAGGAGCTTACTTCTTTCACTACGCTCGGTATAAGGCACGCGAGAAAGCATTTTTATCGGCTGAATCGCCAGTTCAAATGCTTTTCCTTTATCCGCAATAGCCAGCTGTTCGCGATACCAGGATTTAGCCTGCGCCAACTGCTCTTCTGTCGGAGTGAAGCTGGAGTACCCTACGACTAAAGAGGTCAATAGCTGAGGTAAACGCTGAGTAAAACCATTGGCATTGACGTATAAACCATTGTCCGGCCCGGTCGAGAAGCTAATGCCACCGATAGATGCCTGATAGCTCAATTGATCGAGAGAAAGTGAAGCCAGATAGTCTGTCAGAGCGAACAATACCTGATGACGAGCATCGTCCAGCGCATGTTGATTACGGAATGCGAGAGAGATATCCGCTTTAGGTTCATCGGCAAAATACTGGCTAGGCATATAGAACACCCGTAAACCTGGCTGATCGACGATTTTCTCTGGTCGGGTCATTTTTTTATCGACTTCAACCAAAGAAAAATTATCAGGAATATAAGGATTTAGCGTCGGTAAAGAGAGCGCGACTTTTTGTTCTAAATTTTGCCACTCTTTCAACTGCTGCGGCGTGATTTTGTTCACCTGATAAGGTGCATCAACAAAGTAAGCCGTTTTGTTATGTGGTTCATCAGGGCTGATGTACCAGATTCGGGCATTTTCCGGCGTCATTTCCGCCAATCGTGCTGCAATGGCTTTAGGATCAAAACGATCGGCCAGATAAGGCGCATCAAGCGTATGCTCGACCGGTACTCGCAGCATCATATCCACCAGCCACTCAATATAATCCATATCCCGAGTGATAGATGGATAACGGAAATCCAGGTTCAATACATGTGCAATTTCATCAAAGTAGCTTTTATTAATGCCTTCTTTGGCCAACATTTTCAGATATTCAAAAATAGCCGCAACGACTAAATCTCGCTGTGCCAGCCCTTTATCTGTCAAGGATACTGAGATTGAAAATACTCCACCGTTGCGATCAACCATAGGATCGGCCCCTGCGTTGATCGAGTCGGCAAGCCCCTGCTTTTGTAGCCAATCAGATAAGGTGTTTTTGCTACGGTTACCAATCAGATAACTAATATAAGTATCTGTCTTGCTTCGAAATTCGGCACTATTGTTGTCGATGCGAAAATCAATTTTCAGCTGCTTACGCGGCTGTGCGGGAACATAGTGAATGATGATGCCGGTTTGCTCAGCGGTAACCACAGGTACGGTGATAGGTGGAACCTTGGCATCATGATTAGGAATACGACCAAACGTATCTGCCGCTAACTGAGCCAGCTTATCCAGAGGCTGGTTACTATAAATTACGCCAACCATCAGGTTTGCGGAATAATAACGCTTATAAAAATCTAACAGTTCATCGTGCAACTTTCCGTCAGGCTTATCTCTCAGCGTCTCCAAATTTCCACCGGAAAAACGAGCGCTAGGGTGAGCCGGATTGAGCGTTTCTGCGTTAACTTGCCCAATGCGCATACCGTCACGAGAACGGGCCATAGTCAGTTCGGCATTGACCGCGTTACGCTCACGATCGGCATTAATCGGATCCAGCAGAGGCTCGGCAATAGCATCGGCCAAACGTTCGAGCGCAGGTGCTAAGGCGTCATTTTCCACTTCCAGATAAAATGCTGTGCGATAAGAAGCCGTGCTGGCATTGTGGCTACCACCGTGTTTTTTCAGGAATTCCGAAAGATTTCCCGGTTCAGGGAATCGCTTCGACCCCATAA carries:
- the recD gene encoding exodeoxyribonuclease V subunit alpha gives rise to the protein MITLLEQAVSDKLLRPLDVQFARMIATDNSPLIQLVAAYLSAETGAGHVCLPLDRLHPERLFCGRQPDLAHALWQAAGEPDAADLQAALENSDAISDGSLPTPLVLQQERLYLQRMWQSEGDVADFIARDEVNEPIDEKRLRGILDNLFGSSSSEIDWQKVAAAVAVTRRISVISGGPGTGKTTTVAKLLTALVQLNEVKRLRIQLAAPTGKAAARLTESLGKASSALPLSENERKLFPDQASTIHRLLGAQPNSQRLRFHRGNPLNLDVLVVDEASMVDLPMMAKLIAALPPQARVIFLGDRDQLASVEAGAVLGDICRLVESGYSPKRAEELTRLTGCQLAGTAIDNAANIRDSLCLLRKSYRFDEKSGIGQLALAVNAGKPREALSILNGNFEDIEYFPLSDAEDYQLLLHHSLVGYQRYLQQVVEGADPAVILTEFGRYQLLCALRTGPFGVSGLNERIEQILNQKGLIRRIPGPSGRWYLGRPVMIDRNDSALGLFNGDIGIALYDSEGDLRVHFQLPDGSIKSVQPSRLPSHETAYVMTVHKSQGSEFEHTALVLPNHFLPVVTRELVYTAITRARKHLTLYCTDKVLTSAILTPTQRRSGLVERLIR
- the ptrA gene encoding pitrilysin, with translation MHKQLTRIAGVIFLLWLWMPVSWASTGWQPLAETIHKSQHDQRKYQAIKLADGMTVLLVSDQDAPKSLAALALPVGTLEDPDNQLGLAHYLEHMVLMGSKRFPEPGNLSEFLKKHGGSHNASTASYRTAFYLEVENDALAPALERLADAIAEPLLDPINADRERNAVNAELTMARSRDGMRIGQVNAETLNPAHPSARFSGGNLETLRDKPDGKLHDELLDFYKRYYSANLMVGVIYSNQPLDKLAQLAADTFGRIPNHDAKVPPITVPVVTAEQTGIIIHYVPAQPRKQLKIDFRIDNNSAEFRSKTDTYISYLIGNRSKNTLSDWLQKQGLADSINAGADPMVDRNGGVFSISVSLTDKGLAQRDLVVAAIFEYLKMLAKEGINKSYFDEIAHVLNLDFRYPSITRDMDYIEWLVDMMLRVPVEHTLDAPYLADRFDPKAIAARLAEMTPENARIWYISPDEPHNKTAYFVDAPYQVNKITPQQLKEWQNLEQKVALSLPTLNPYIPDNFSLVEVDKKMTRPEKIVDQPGLRVFYMPSQYFADEPKADISLAFRNQHALDDARHQVLFALTDYLASLSLDQLSYQASIGGISFSTGPDNGLYVNANGFTQRLPQLLTSLVVGYSSFTPTEEQLAQAKSWYREQLAIADKGKAFELAIQPIKMLSRVPYTERSERSKLLDTITVQDVIAYRDSLLKESAVEILAIGNMAPKQVSELAEALKNQLGCIGTNWWTNEDVIVDKVQLANLQRIGSSTDAALAAVYIPTGYDEIKSMAYSNLLGQIIQPWFYDRLRTEEQLGYAVFAFPMSVGRQWGIGFLLQSNSKQPKYLYQRYQAFYPQAEKRLRDMKPADFEQYKQGLINQLLQRPQTLGEEASRFSNDFNRNNFAFDTRDKLIAQVRLINNAELADYFQQAVIKPQGLALLSQVKGNGKDVGSYAAPKGWKTYPNVSSLQQTLPRKVLVP
- the recB gene encoding exodeoxyribonuclease V subunit beta, whose translation is MMTNSPQRLEPLTLPLYGERLIEASAGTGKTFTIGLLYLRLLLGLGGSSAYPRPLTVEKILVVTFTEAATEELRGRIRNNIHELRIACVRGQSSNPAHRALLAEITDLPAAAAYLLAAERQMDEAAIYTIHGFCQRMLANNAFESGILFEQKLIQDELPLRRQACADFWRRHCYPLPLAVATVVSQEWSGPEALLKDLSAYLQGEAPKLRQTPGDDETILSRHQQVITKIDELKEFWRQSAHELAALISESGVDKRSYSSKHLPNWLEKVGLWAEQETLDYLLPKELEKFRQTVLFEKTKKGAVPEHPLFTAIDVLFEQPLTLRDLILARAISEIRMSVQQEKRQRAELGFDDLLSRLDAALQQPGGEMLSDAIRQRYPVAMIDEFQDTDPQQYRIFNTLYGRQKDCGLLLIGDPKQAIYAFRGADIFTYIRARSEVNAHYTLETNWRSSFPMVRSVNRLFSRVKAPFLFEQIPFIEVAAAEKNQVLDFQIEGLTQPALHFWLQHGDGVGVSEYQQLMSRQCAVQIRDWLTAGQHGKAILQTPDGPRPVQASDITILVRSRAEAALIRDALSLLSIPSVYMSNRDSVFDTPEAKDLLWLLQAVLAPEQERALRSAMATSLLGLDAQMLDALNHDEKAWDALVEEFDRYRQHWQKRGVLPMLRELIARRGLAENLLATAGGERRLTDVLHLGELLQEEESQLESEHGLVRWLAQQIAQPNHQSENQQLRLESDRHLVQVITIHKSKGLEYPLVWLPFVGNFRQQQDVLYHDRTNFEALLDLNASDESKQLAEEERLAEDLRLLYVALTRSVYHCSIGIAPLIKGGRKKQGESDMHLSALGYLVQAAQAGDAVYLAEKLAELSDEDIAVTVVERLDDRQWQQQNEPMPELAGRTFSRRMFDNWRVTSYSGLQQHGSSKNISIPADDVLPQELLPKLDTDAAGEQGPTEEAGLTAHTFPRGAAPGTFLHDLLEPLDFSQPLDEAWLAEQLQQQGLGDEWQPVLYQWITDILTTPLNNTGVTLSHLSPKEKQAELQFYLPIERLLQPNELDALVRYYDPLSARCPKLDFQQVQGMLKGFIDLVFCWQGKYYLLDYKSNWLGEDSSAYTREAMEQAMAEHRYDLQYQLYTLALHRYLRHRLPDYEYQRHFGGVIYLFLRGADSQKPGNGVFDCRPDIALVEGMDRLFSGESVNVEGESV